In Rutidosis leptorrhynchoides isolate AG116_Rl617_1_P2 chromosome 2, CSIRO_AGI_Rlap_v1, whole genome shotgun sequence, one genomic interval encodes:
- the LOC139891072 gene encoding putative germin-like protein 2-1 produces MASHLLLFGVLLTACSFALASDPSPLQDFCVADPNSKVLVNGVVCKDPKAVTADDFLFKGLNVMGNTSNAVGSIVTPVTVVQLKGLNTLGISMARIDFAPWGLNPPHTHPRATEILTVIEGSILVGFVTSNPENRLISKLLQKGDVFVFPQGLIHFQQNVGNGYAVAIAALSSQNPGVITIANAVFGSNPDISADILAKAFQVDAKVITQIQSKF; encoded by the exons ATGGCGTCTCATTTACTTTTATTTGGTGTTTTGTTGACAGCTTGTTCATTCGCTTTAGCTTCGGACCCTAGTCCTCTTCAAGACTTTTGTGTGGCTGACCCAAATAGCAAAG TTTTGGTGAATGGTGTGGTTTGTAAAGATCCGAAGGCTGTTACAGCCGATGATTTCCTTTTTAAAGGGCTAAACGTTATGGGAAACACATCGAATGCAGTTGGGTCTATTGTGACTCCTGTGACTGTAGTACAATTAAAAGGACTCAACACTTTAGGAATCTCGATGGCTCGTATTGACTTTGCTCCATGGGGTCTTAACCCTCCACACACGCACCCTCGAGCTACTGAAATCTTGACTGTCATTGAAGGCAGTATTTTGGTCGGTTTTGTGACATCTAACCCTGAAAACCGTCTTATCTCAAAATTACTTCAAAAGGGAGATGTTTTCGTGTTCCCACAAGGTCTAATTCATTTCCAGCAAAACGTCGGAAATGGATATGCGGTTGCTATTGCAGCTTTGAGTAGTCAGAATCCGGGTGTGATTACGATTGCAAATGCTGTGTTTGGATCAAACCCGGATATTAGTGCAGACATTCTTGCAAAGGCCTTTCAAGTTGATGCCAAAGTGATTACTCAAATTCAGTCTAAATTTTAA